The genomic segment AAACGTTCATATTCGGCGGAAGCAAAAAAATCATGATCGCATCAGGGACATTTTTTTTAACCTGCATTCCACCTTGGACATCAATATCCATAAGAATATTTTTCCCTTGAGCTAACATCTTCTCAATTTCATTTTTCGGAGTTCCATAGGAAGCTCCATGAACCTGCGCGCATTCGAGAAAATAACCCGCGTTTTTTCTTTTTTGAAATTCCGCGTCGGAAATAAAGTCGTAATGGACTCCTTGTACTTCTCCGGGGCGCTTGGAACGTGTGGTAGAAGAGATAGAATGTTCTAGCTCTGGCATTCGCTCGCAGAGTTTTCGAACAACCGTTGATTTTCCGGTGCCAGAAGGAGCAGAGATAACAATAAGGCGGCCTTTTTTCATAAAGGTTTATTCAATATTTTGCACTTGTTCTCGAAGTCTTTCAAGTTCAGCTTTGCAATCGACCACAAGTCGCGAAATCTCTATATCTGCTGCTTTGGCGCCGATCGTGTTAATCTCTCGATTCATTTCCTGCAAAAGAAAATCAAGTTTTCTCCCCACAGCGCCACTTTCGGAAAAAAGTTTTCCATATTGCTTCAAATGGCTCATGAGACGAGTGACTTCTTCGGCAATATCCTGACGACCACCGAGAAGCGTCGCCT from the Deltaproteobacteria bacterium RIFCSPHIGHO2_02_FULL_44_16 genome contains:
- a CDS encoding guanylate kinase; translation: MKKGRLIVISAPSGTGKSTVVRKLCERMPELEHSISSTTRSKRPGEVQGVHYDFISDAEFQKRKNAGYFLECAQVHGASYGTPKNEIEKMLAQGKNILMDIDVQGGMQVKKNVPDAIMIFLLPPNMNVLEERLRRRGTDREEDVKTRLENANEELSYQDRYEHCFVNDDLEKTLSALQMVLKKYAHSNS